One Burkholderia thailandensis E264 genomic window carries:
- the pcaF gene encoding 3-oxoadipyl-CoA thiolase: MTEAFLCDAIRTPIGRYGGALAPVRADDLGAVPLKALAERNRDVDWAAVDDVIYGCANQAGEDNRNVARMSLLLAGLPHAVPGATINRLCGSGMDAIGIAARAIKAGEANLMIAGGVESMSRAPFVTGKATSAFSRQAEIFDTTIGWRFVNPLMKQQYGVDSMPETAEHVATDYRVSRADQDAFALRSQQKAARAQADGTLAQEIVPVTIAQKKGEPLVVARDEHPRETTLDALAKLKGVVRPDGTVTAGNASGVNDGACALLVASEAAARRHGLVPRARVLGIATAGVEPRVMGIGPAPATQKLLARLGMTLDQFDVIELNEAFASQGLAVLRLLGVADDDARVNPNGGAIALGHPLGASGARLVTSATYQLHRTGGRFALCTMCIGVGQGIAIAIERV; the protein is encoded by the coding sequence ATGACCGAAGCATTCCTGTGTGACGCAATCCGAACGCCCATCGGCCGCTACGGCGGCGCGCTGGCCCCGGTGCGGGCCGACGACCTCGGCGCGGTGCCGCTCAAGGCGCTCGCCGAGCGCAACCGCGACGTCGACTGGGCCGCCGTCGACGACGTGATCTACGGCTGCGCGAACCAGGCCGGCGAAGACAACCGCAACGTCGCGCGCATGTCGCTGCTGCTCGCCGGCTTGCCCCACGCCGTGCCCGGCGCGACGATCAACCGCCTCTGCGGCTCCGGGATGGACGCGATCGGCATCGCCGCGCGCGCGATCAAGGCCGGCGAGGCGAACCTGATGATCGCGGGCGGCGTCGAGAGCATGAGCCGTGCGCCGTTCGTCACGGGCAAGGCGACGAGCGCGTTCTCGCGGCAGGCCGAGATCTTCGATACGACGATCGGCTGGCGCTTTGTCAATCCGCTGATGAAACAGCAGTATGGCGTCGATTCGATGCCGGAGACGGCCGAGCACGTCGCGACCGATTACCGCGTGAGCCGCGCCGATCAGGACGCGTTCGCGCTGCGCAGCCAGCAGAAGGCGGCGCGCGCGCAGGCCGACGGCACCCTCGCGCAGGAAATCGTGCCGGTGACGATCGCGCAGAAGAAGGGCGAGCCGCTCGTCGTGGCGCGCGACGAGCATCCGCGCGAGACGACGCTCGATGCGCTCGCCAAACTCAAGGGCGTCGTGCGGCCGGACGGCACGGTGACGGCAGGCAACGCGTCGGGCGTGAACGACGGCGCGTGCGCGCTGCTCGTCGCGAGCGAGGCGGCCGCGCGGCGTCACGGCCTCGTGCCGCGCGCGCGCGTGCTGGGGATCGCGACCGCGGGCGTCGAGCCGCGGGTGATGGGGATCGGCCCGGCGCCGGCGACGCAGAAGCTGCTCGCGCGGCTTGGCATGACGCTCGACCAGTTCGACGTGATCGAGCTGAACGAGGCGTTCGCATCGCAGGGCCTGGCGGTGCTGCGGCTGCTGGGCGTCGCCGACGACGATGCGCGCGTGAATCCGAACGGCGGCGCGATCGCGCTCGGCCATCCGCTCGGCGCCTCGGGCGCGCGGCTCGTGACGAGCGCGACGTATCAGTTGCATCGCACCGGCGGCCGCTTCGCGCTCTGCACGATGTGCATCGGCGTCGGGCAGGGCATCGCGATCGCGATCGAGCGCGTGTGA